One segment of Aulosira sp. FACHB-615 DNA contains the following:
- a CDS encoding transposase, whose product MISLIKYKLDECNGVFVDVPLKIAPSQTCPRCGHKKKKELSQRVHNCEVCNFVADRDVAAAMVMLNYAKGLGTSLSNADAEPLSKNPQHCGGFRKVQQVKRLKPRDFASRSPLVVHDN is encoded by the coding sequence TTGATATCGCTTATCAAATACAAACTTGATGAGTGTAATGGGGTATTTGTTGATGTACCCCTCAAGATTGCTCCATCTCAAACCTGTCCTAGATGTGGACACAAAAAGAAAAAAGAGTTGTCCCAACGTGTGCATAATTGTGAGGTCTGTAATTTTGTTGCTGATCGTGACGTAGCAGCAGCTATGGTAATGCTCAATTATGCTAAGGGGTTAGGAACTAGCCTCTCAAACGCTGATGCTGAACCTCTTTCTAAAAACCCACAGCATTGTGGAGGGTTTAGGAAAGTTCAGCAGGTGAAGCGTCTGAAACCAAGGGACTTCGCTTCGCGAA